A stretch of Perognathus longimembris pacificus isolate PPM17 chromosome 1, ASM2315922v1, whole genome shotgun sequence DNA encodes these proteins:
- the Hsd17b6 gene encoding 17-beta-hydroxysteroid dehydrogenase type 6: MWLYLVALVGLHYLLRWYRERQVVSHLQDKYVFITGCDSGFGNLLARQLDMRGLRVLAACLTEKGAEQLRNKTSERLETVILDVTKAESVAAATQWVKERVGDRGLWGLVNNAGIYRPMAFFEWQKFDDGMNILNVNLLGLVQVTLSMLPLIRRAKGRIVNVSSVMGRLAIYGGFYSMSKFGVEAFSDTLRRELQGFGVKVSIITPGSFQTEITNVKSSLERMKQVWEETPMHIKESYGEQSFDFYFKLVKKGLLKCSSDLHLVTDCMEHAVTSAHPRTRYLAGWDAYFVFIPLSYLPTSVSDYILTISKPKPAEAT, from the exons ATGTGGCTCTACCTGGTGGCCCTTGTGGGCCTTCACTACCTGCTGCGCTGGTACCGAGAGAGGCAGGTGGTGAGCCACCTCCAGGACAAGTATGTCTTCATCACAGGCTGTGACTCGGGCTTCGGGAACCTGCTGGCCAGACAGCTGGACATGCGAGGCTTGAGGGTGCTGGCTGCGTGTCTGACAGAGAAGGGGGCTGAGCAGCTGAGGAACAAGACGTCAGAAAGGCTGGAGACCGTGATCCTGGATGTCACCAAGGCAGAGAGTGTGGCTGCAGCCACCCAGTGGGTGAAGGAGCGCGTGGGGGACAGAG GGCTTTGGGGCTTGGTCAACAATGCAGGCATTTACCGGCCAATGGCCTTCTTTGAATGGCAGAAGTTTGATGATGGTATGAACATCCTCAACGTGAACCTCCTTGGCTTGGTCCAGGTGACCTTGAGCATGCTGCCCTTGATAAGGAGAGCAAAGGGGAGAATTGTCAATGTCTCTAGTGTGATGGGAAGACTTGCTATATATGGAGGATTCTACTCTATGTCCAAGTTTGGAGTTGAAGCGTTTTCAGATACACTAAG GCGTGAACTTCAAGGTTTTGGAGTAAAAGTCAGCATAATTACACCTGGTAGCTTCCAAACAGAAATAACCAATGTGAAGTCATCTCTGGAGAGAATGAAGCAAGTCTGGGAAGAAACTCCTATGCATATTAAGGAGTCCTATGGAGAGCAATCCTTTGACTTCT ATTTCAAGTTGGTTAAGAAAGGACTTTTAAAATGTAGCTCAGACCTGCACCTGGTCACTGACTGCATGGAGCACGCTGTGACTTCGGCACACCCCCGTACTCGATAtttggctggctgggatgcttaTTTTGTATTCATCCCACTCTCTTACTTACCTACATCAGTGTCAGACTACATACTGACTATATCCAAGCCCAAACCAGCTGAGGCAACctaa